The Ruminococcaceae bacterium R-25 DNA segment GCACATTTAATGCCGGCCCGGTAATAAAATCATGTTTTAAGAATTACTTCTTGCCGCAGCAATCCTTATACTTCTTGCCTGAACCGCAAGGGCACGGATCGTTTCTTCCGACCTTTGAAGAATCACGCTTGACAGGTGCCTGAGGAGCGTTGTTGCCTGCAGTACCTTCGATGCGCTTTGAAGCGGACTGAGGTGTTACAGCAGCTGCGCTTGCGTGGCTCTCCTTAATATCCTTAACAGCGGACTTTGCTTCGATATGAGTCTCAGGTGTGAATCTTGCTCTCATGATGAACTTAACAGCATCATTCTGGATGTTCTCGTTCATCTCTTCGAACATTGCAGAACCTTCGAGCTTATATTCAACAACAGGATCGTGCTGGCCGATACTTCTCATTCTGATGGAATTTGAGAGCTGGTCTAATGCATCGATGTGGTCCATCCACTTGAGGTCAACCGTTCTTAAGAGGATCTGGCGCTCAGCTTCACGGAATACTTCCTGTGTAATCTCCTGTTCCTTCTGAGCAACAAGCTCTTTAGCTTCTTCTGCAATGTTTGCAGCGAGTTCGTCGCACTCAGGGATATCCTTGCTGTCATCCTGTACGAGAAGTACTGAAGGAAGCTGGCCGAAGATCTCTTCTAAGAGCTTTCCGAGAGAGTATCTCTCTGTAGATGTGATCTTGCCGTCAAGAGCGAACTGGTTGCAGATTCTTGATGCAACACGATCGATCATCTGGAGGTAGATACCGTGTACGTCCTCACCCATGATGACCTGCTTTCTCTGGTCGTATGTGATAGTTCTCTGAACGTTGTTAACGTCGTCGTATTCGAGGACGGACTTACGGGCTGAAAAGTGCATTGCTTCGAGCTTCTTCTGTGAGCTGTCGATAACCTTTGTAAGGGATCTTACCTGAAGCTCCATGTCGTCTTCGATACCAAGGCTCTCGTAGATCATGGAAACTCTTTCACCACCGAAGATTCTCAGGAGGTCATCTTCCAGAGAGAGGAAAAACTTGGATCTTCCGGGGTCTCCCTGACGTCCTGCACGTCCCTTTAACTGGTTATCGATACGTCTTGATTCGTGACGCTCTGTACCTACGATATAAAGACCTCCGAGCTCTCTTACCTCAGCTGCCTCAGGAGCAAGTTCTTCCTTGAACTTTGACTCGAGATCGTTAAATCTCTGTCTTGCTTCGAGGATGAGCTCATCATCTGTCTCGTTATGTGCTGTGGATGCAGTGATAAGGTCTTCTGTATAACCTAATCTTCTCATCTCCTGCAAAGCCATGAACTCAGCGTTACCGCCAAGGATAATATCGGTACCACGGCCTGCCATGTTTGTAGCGATAGTAACTGCGCCCTTACGGCCTGCCTGTGCGACGATCTCAGCTTCTCGCATATGGTTCTTGGCGTTCAACACGTTGTGCTTGATACCGTACTTGGAGAAGATCCTTGAAAGGAGCTCTGACTTATCGACGTTTACTGTACCTACGAGTACAGGCTGGCCCTTGTCATTTGCTTCCTTAACTGTCTTAAGGATAGCTGCATACTTACCGTTCTCAGTCTTAAATACCGCATCGTATTCGTCGATTCTTGCGATAGGTCTGTTGGTAGGGATCTGGATAACGTCGAGATTATAGATCTGTCTGAACTCGGCTTCCTCTGTATAAGCAGTACCGGTCATTCCGGAGAGCTTCGTATACATACGGAAGAAGTTCTGGAATGTAATCGTTGCGAGTGTCTTATTCTCGTTTGCGACCTTAACATGCTCTTTAGCTTCGATAGCCTGGTGGACACCGTCACTGAAACGTCTGCCCGGCATAAGACGGCCTGTAAAGTCGTCTACGATGATGACCTGGCCGTCATCAACGATGTACTGCTGGTCCTTCTTGAAGTTACCGTTAGCCTTCAAAGCGTTGTTGATATAGTGCTGAAGGTCGAAGTTATCAGGATCTGAGAGATTTTCGATATTAAAGAACTTCTCGGCCTTGGCGATACCGTTTGCCGTAAGGACGGATGTCTTAGCCTTCTCGTCCGTAACATAGTCAGCGTCACCTACGAGCTCGTCCATATCTACCTTGTCATCTGTCTCGATAACGGTGTACTGCTTCAACGACTTAACGAATGTATCAGCCTTCTGGTAGAGATCTGAAGATTCTGTGCCTCTTCCTGAAATGATGAGAGGTGTTCTCGCTTCATCAATCAGGATCGAGTCGACCTCGTCGACGATAGCGTAGTTAAGCTCTCTCTGAGCGATCTGCTCCTTGCTTACAACCATGTTGTCACGGAGATAGTCGAATCCGAATTCGTTATTTGTTCCGTAAACGATGTCGCATGCATACATGCTCTTACGGTCCTTCATGGGGATGTCGTGAATAATGAGACCTACGCTCATCTTAAGGAACTTGTAGATCTTACCCATCCACTCGGAGTCACGCTTTGCGAGGTAGTCGTTGACCGTAACTACGTGAACGCCTTTTCCTGTGAGGGCATTGAGATAAACAGGCATTGTAGCAACGAGTGTCTTACCTTCACCAGTCTTCATCTCGGCGATTCTTCCCTGGTGGAGAATGATGCCGCCGATTACCTGTACTCTGTAAGGCTTCATGCCCAGAACTCTCCAGGCAGCTTCTCTAACCGTTGCAAATGCTTCAGGAAGGAGTGAATCCAAAGATTCGCCATCTTCATATCTTTTCCTGAACTCGTCTGTCTTGCCGGCAAGGTCGTGATCTGAGAGCTTTGAATACTCTTCCTCATAAGAGAAGACCTTGTCTACAAGAGGATTGATCCTCTTGAGTTCGTGATCGCTGTGTGTACCGAAAATACTTTCAATTAAACCCATTTGTCCGTTACCTTTATTGTTTTTGTTCGTTATTTTCTCCGGAAGCTTCCTTGAGCCTGTTCAATGCTGTTCTGTATCCTCCATCGGGATTTACATAGCAGTTCTTGACTCTCGAAATTGTCGTGGAGCTGACCTTTGTAGAAGATCTCGCCTTGCCGCGAACTCTGCCGGTTGATTTCTTGTTTGTGTTAGCCTTATCGGCCTGGGGCTCATCCTTAGGTGAGATCTCGTTTATGATCTCCTCATAGCTCTTGCCCTGTTCGATCCTTCTTACGATCTGCCAACGGTGAAGAAAAGAATGCAGCTCGTTTATAGAGCAGAGATCCACAAAGAACTTATGCATCTCCGTGCTGTCTCTCATTGTCAGCATTGCGTTATAAAGATCGGTTAATTCCTCTAACTCGCTCTCAGTAAAATGAGCATCATTTATGCTGTCCATCTTGCCACCTTACCTGATATCACGAAACGACACGGAGAAGATAATCCCATATCGGCTTAGCATATCCCATATATACCGCAGCAAAGATTACTGTAGCAGCCATAACCAAAAGAATACCCAGGAGCAATCTTGAGAAAATAAGATTGGTCTTAGCCTTCCTAAGCGAGTCCCCAATTGATAGCGACGCAGTCTTATCCGTAGTGATCTTCGAATTTGCAAGACTCGGACGCCTTACGCTGTTATTATGTCTCAATTTGAATACCTCCAAACATACCAATACATAATAACAAATTATTATTTTTAATACAATAAAGGGGACTTTTTGAGATTACCCTTGGTACCTTTCAGACGTCTCATACTCGCAGATCTCGAGTATAACGCCCTGTACAAAGGCATATCCTTTAAGATTCTCGACGGTTTCCCTGCCGATCTGGCCGGAATTCTTAGGTATTATAACCTTAAGATGCTTAGAATCCACCCGGTCGACCGTATATTTTTGTCCGTTTATCGTGGCAGACTGGGGTCCGAAACCTTTTAAGGACCTGATATCGTCCTTGATCTTCTTTTCGATATTAGACACATCCTGGTAGTAAGGTGACGTCAGATCCATGCTCCTTATCGCGGTTACTTCTCCCCCGTCGACCGAATCTATTACCGGAAATGTCTTTGGGAGGTTAGCACCGTATTTTTCCCTGAAAGCCTCGCCCCTGTCGAAATTGCTCAATGACCAGATATTGTCCTTATCCTTGTCTTTATCCTTGCTTTCTTCGGCATTGAGCGTAAGGATAGGCTCTCCGTAGAGGGGTATCACGGAATAAACGGCTCTGCTTTTCTTTCCTGCTATGGTCACGACCGAGTATTCAGTCAGAACTTCGATTATGTGATGCCTCTTGTTGATAGCGAAATACACCTCGATCTCATCAGGACAGAAGAAATCAGACCCGCCGTTCCTCTCGATATAGGCATTTCTTATCTGCTTTTCCATCGTTTTCGAAAAAAGACCCTGCAGGATGAGTTCTTTTATGTTATTCCCGGTCATGTTATCAAGGCCAATCCCCATGGATAGGACCTTCGATATGACATCGCCGCCTTTTGTATTGCCGATGCCTAAGTCTGGAAAAGCATTTACGGCAGCTGACATAAAATCTGCCGAAGGAACGGACATCGGATATAAGAGAGCCATCTTCTCGCATGTCTGCTCTACTGATCGTTTCATGAGGATGTCAGTCCTGTAAAAGCAGATGGCGCTCACAATTGATGCGAGCAATACCATGGTTATCGTAAAAGCGATCGCTGATTCAATAGTCACAGCGCCTTTTTTATTGCGGGTCCTCATAAAAGCCTCCTTCCTAATCGTAGAGCCTGTAAGACTTCGTTATTTGATAAGTGTTTCCTCTGAAATCAGCTTCGAGCGTTAAGCCTTTATAGAGCTCTCCGTAATCTCTCTCGAGCACGGAAAGAGCTCTTTCAAGGAGCTTTTCTTCAGGTACAAGAAGGCAGAAAAGGAACAGGAAATCCCTGTAATTGTAGGTAACGATCTTTTGGCCGTCGTATTCAAAGATCACTGCCCTTCCGCCCTTTACAACGGTCCAGAATTCCTTCATGGACTGGAAGATAGCGCAATAAAATGTAAGTCCCGCCTGGATTATCCTCGGATCGATAATAATGGTGCCTTCACTTAGCGCGAAGATTATGTCTGAGAGGACCTCTGCAATGGCGTACATGGTGTTCCTGAATTTCTCATCAGCATAGTCCTTGAGCATCGCGGAACCAATAAGGACATGTACCATCAGGATCTCCACTTCGATCACGGAATTAAAGCCTGAATAACCTGTGATAATGTATTCGCAGTCGTGGATCTTCTTTCCGTGAATGGAACTGAAGTCAGTGCCGTTAATGGTCGAATCTCCGTCCGGGCGGAAATGGCAGTCAAAGTTATATGCGCAATAGTGCGCGGTATTAAATCTTGTAAGGATTTCAGGATTATTAGAACTCATGGCATCGTGAGTCTTTTCGAGCGTCGAAAGTGTCTTAAGAAAACTCTCCCAGCTTGCTATATCAGCATTGATATCCAGGCCGAAATCCTTTACGGCATTTTTGTAATCGCGGCTTAAGTTATTTATATCGTTAGCTTCGTCAACGAGATCATCGAGATTTAAGACTCCCCCTGCCTTTTGTATCCACTGTTCAGCGGTGTCCGTACCCGTGATTATCTTTGAAACGTAGCCTGCTGCAGGGCTTCGCATAAACTGGCTTATGTTCTTCAGGATCCCTTTGTTATCGAGTTCAACGATCATTTCAGAATAACCCTGAGCGAGCTGCCTTAAAGCCGTCCCGGTTCCCCTGTACCAGTAGTAGGAATCGATGGCTTTCCTTAAGTCATCGCAGGTAAACCTCTGTTTTCCTGATACATAGAGCTCGGATTCTGCCGTAAGGCCGTTTATCTCAAGGGCCTTTTTAAAGCATTCGTTGTCGATTCCTTCTATCGCGAAAGCATATATCCCGTAGACGCTGAAAAGCTGCCTGTTGTAATCTGCAAGGATCGTTTCAGCCTGATCTTTCAAAGCGCAATTAATGCCCAATGCATAATCCAGGTTCCACACAAATGCAACGAACGTGCATTCCACAAGGATCACAGCAGACATAATTATCGCCAGAAATATCGAAGACGCACCGCGCTTGGTCTTTGTCTTAAGTTCAAGTCTCATCTGTTGCCTCCTTTGCTTCCTGTGAAAGCCCGAAAACAGATCCGTAAATAAGCCTGAAGTTATCGGAAATTCCCGAAAGATAAGTGCAGAACTTTTCAGGCGAGGTGTCATAACAGACAGCGCCTTTGACAGTATTCCTATATATCAGTTCCCTGTCCTGCTCCATGTAGAAAAGCTCATTGCCGCCGGCTTTAGCGCACTCAAAACTGTCCAGGGCAACAGCCTCAGGACCGGTGATCATGAAAGCTAGAAGAATAAGTATCAGAGAAAAGCAGATTGCAGATTCCAAAGTAGACATAACGGGCCTCCTCGTATTATTAGATTTGTAGTTTTTATAGACCCTCATCAAGGTCTTATAATGCTCACAGACGCTGTGGATTAGTCTATGGCCTCCTAACGCTTTGACGTTTTAAGAAAGGCAATAACCACAGCCGTTTGTTTAAGCGGTAATTAGTTAGATAACGCATAACGTTTCATTTAGCACGAGGTTACGTGGGAACAAACATGTCTGTGGATCAAAGCAGTGTCAAATCTTTATTTGGAGGTTCTGCTATGTTTTACGCAGGAATTGATGTGGCAATGGATAAACACGATTGTGTTGTCCTGGATTCGGGAGGTAATTGTGTTGTTGAAGTTTTTACCTTCGAGAACAGTGGTAACGGATTTAAGACTTTGCACAAGGTTCTTAAATCCTGTTCCAAGAAACCCGAGAATATAAAAGTAGGACTGGAAGCAACCGGTCACTACAGCGATAATCTCCTAGCTTTCTTGAACAGTATCGGTTACTCCCCCGTGCTGTTCAATCCGTTACATACTAATCTTTTCAGAAAAGGTCAGAGCCTTAGAAAGACGAAAACGGATCACGTCGATGCGCACACCATTGCGACTATGCTGAGAACTGAAGATCTCAAGTCCTACTCGCAACCATCTTACCACCTGAATGAATTGAAATCACTAACGCGTTACCGTTCAACACTTGTATCTGACTGTAGCCGACGTAAGATTTCTCTTGTCAGACTCTGTCAGATTTTGTTCCCGGAACTTAAGAATCTTGTTCCTTCGCTGCACATGAGTTCCGTTTATACCTTGCTTTCAGAATTGCCATCCGCTGATAAGGTTGCTAAGTGTAATCTTATGCATCTGACATCTCTGCTTTCTTCTGCTTCTAAAGGCCACTATGGACGCGATAAAGCCATTGAGATCAGAGAACAAGCCCGATCTTCAATTGGCATTAGAAGCGTTGTCAAGGAATTAGAACTTCAGCAAACCATAGAACTCATCAGGATTCTTCAACAACAGATTGAAGCCGTTGAAGAAGAGATTAACAGCCTTATGGATGACATCGACAGTCCGATAACTTCAATTCCTGGTATCGCTAACCGTATGGCCGCCGTAATTATCGCTGAAACAAACAATTTCAATGACTTCGAGCGTGCGGAACAAGTCCTCGCATTCGCCGGTTTGGATCCTTCCGTCTATCAGTCGGGTCAACTTACATCTACGCATTCCAAGATGGTTAAACGCGGTTCAAAATATCTTCGCTTTGCCATCTTCAATGCTACGAAGTATGTTTGTCACTGGGATCCAACATTCAGAGCCTATCTGGCTAAGAAACGAGCTGAAGGCAAGCCGTACAATGTAGCCGTATCTCATGCCGCCAAGAAGCTGACCAGGGTTATGTTCCATCTCGTAAAAACAAACAAGGAGTTCGTTCCACAAGCATAAACCACAGCAATTCATACCACTTGTTTCGTTATGCAATTATCAAGGTTCGATGCATGTAGCGTTTACGCTACATTTTTCATATTGACTTTTAATAGTTAGTCTTTTTTATGTGATTCTACAATCTGAAAGCGTTTGACATTCCCTACAATTTTCGACAATTTCCGACAAAAACCGACAAAGAAAAACGTCCCTTTCAAAGGACGTTCAAAATAGCCGGATGCCTTAATTTATTGGGTTTGAGAGTTGTCTTACGACAAATTCCGTCTTAATATTCTTATTTTTACATTACAGAGAGAAAAACGGGTTAAATCTGATCTCTTTATCTATATCAGATTCAGGTCCGTGCCCGGGATAGATCACGAGCGAAGGATCAAGTTTGCTTATCCTCTTTATCGATTCCATAAGAGTCTTGGATGAGCCGCCCGGCATATCGGTACGGCCTACAGAACCTCTGAATACGGTATCACCTGTAAAAAGGACCTTTTTGCCGCCAAACTCAACAAGAAAACATACACTTCCCATGGTATGTCCGGGCGTCTCATAGACAGTAAACGAAATATCGTCGTCAGTATAAGCTTTCCAGCCGTTGGTCCCTGCGATATTCGAATACTTGAAGTTATATGAGACTTCCATTCCTTCCATATACGAGCAGTTCATGAAGCCGTTTTTTACAAGGTCATTATCATTGCTGCTGAAAAAGACATTAACCAAAGGATATGCCTCGATCCACTCGTTAATATACTTGATGTGGTCATGGTGGCCGTGTGTAAGGAACAAAGCCTTAACCTTTGCATCTCCTGTAGCAAGACCGTCAATTCCGGAATATTCTTCTGCCATTTTGGGAGATACAGAAGGATCAACAATATAAACACCGGACGAGCCGGTGATCAGATACATGTTGGAACCTAAAGGTCCTAAGGGAATTGTTATCAGCCTGCTGTCCATTCGCGATAATCAAGAGCACCGCTGTCGATGGCGGTTACTAAGATCTCAGCTGAAGCGATATTTGTTGCATAAGGGATCGTGTTCTGGTCGCATACGTCCAAAAGCTCGAAAGGATTGGACTCACCAACCTGACGGCCGTCCCTCAAATAGATTACACAGTCGATACCGTTATATTCTGCTCTGGAAGCGAGCTGCTCAAAGCCACTCGAATAGTCGACTGAAAGTCCTGAGACATCCAGATCTGCAGCAGACTTAAGGAGCTTAGCGGTATTATAAACAGAGATGAGCTGATGTTTCTCAAGCAAAGGCTTGTAGGCAATGCAGAAGTTAACCAGTAATTCGGTCTTCCTGTTGTCGGCCATCAAAACGATCTTCATCCAAATTCTCCCATTAAAAAACTATAAACAGATTGTACAGTAAAACCCTGTTTTGAGCAACTGTTTTTATAAAAAATTCACAAGGGAAAGACAATCGTTTCGGAAGGCTGAAAAACGGCATCAAAATGCTCTGATCACGCGGATGTCAGCGGCTTGCTCTCGCATTAACCTTAGGCAGATAGTCGCCAAGGATAGGATTGTTAATGTAATTGGTCTTGGTCCTGTCTACAGGCTGGTTGAAATATGCAGCCATAAGTCTTTTAGCGATACCTACGGATGATGAACCCCACTTACCCTGCTCTACAACGAGCGCAACTGCAACTTCCGGGTTGTCCTTAGGTGCATAACAGATAAAGAGACCGTTTGAATACTCCTTACGTGAATCCTCGAATCCCGTCTCGGCCGTACCTGTCTTACATACCATTTCAACAGGGAAATTCTTAAAAGATCCGCCGATCGTCGTTCCCCACCTGTAAGTACCTGTAGCAGCACATCTCATCGCTGTTCTTACTGCATTGATGCTGCCTTCGGAGATTCCGATATCAACTGATTCAGTCTGTCCTTCGTACAGGATCGAACCGTCACTTGCGACGACCTTTTCAACTACATAAGGCGTGCAGAGCTTGTTTGTTGCGATACCTGCCGTATATCTGCAGAGCTGGAGGATCGTAAAGCAGTCGTCGAACTGTCCGATAGATGCCTGAGCAGTATTTGACGGGAACCAGGTCTTATCGTAGACAGACTGTCTTGTAAGTCTTTTATACTCACGGCTGGACATGACACCCGATACTTCGCCCGGAAGGTCGATACCGGTCTTAACGCCAAGGCCGAATCTGTTAGCCATTGTGGATATGTTATCGATACCTGTCTTGATACCCAAGATCATGAAGTAGATGTTGCAGGACTGCGCCATCGCTTCGTTAAGGTTAAGATTTCCGTGACCGCCCTTAGGATACTCCATGCATTTGAACTTCCATCCGTCTACATAGTAAGGGCTTACGCAGGCAATGGTTGTTTTCTGGGGAGTGATGTCTCCGTTTTCGAGCGCCGCAAGAGCCGTACAGGGCTTAAATGTCGAACCCGGAGCATACATTGACATTATCGCGCGGTTCCACAAAGGGAGGTCGTGCGAAGTTACCTCTTCATATTCATCAAGTCCCAAATAGTATTTGACCTGGACTTTCGCCTGCTCTGAGCCGTAGTTTGCAAGAATAAAATCATTAGGATCATAGTTAGGATAAGAACCCATCGCGATAATAGCGCCCGTATTAACGTTCATCATGACGAAAGCGCCGGCGGACGCGGTCTTATATCCTGAAACGTCTGACTCTTTTTCGTTCTGGATATATTCCTTTAGAGCTTCTATTCCGGCTTCCTGAACACGTGAATCGATCGTGAGATATACGGTAGCACCTTCTTCAGGCTGGACTCCGTAGCTCTGCGGGACAAAAAGGCCCTCTTCACCATTCTTTGTCCAGATGCTGTAAGGCGTAATTCCATTGCTGCCGTGGAGGTATCTTTCCATCTGTGATTCGATGCCGGCCTTGCCTACAACATCATAACTCGTATATCCGAAGGGCGCGAGGTCAGCATAAGAAACATTGGAGATCTTACCGCAGTAACCTACAATATGGCTCGCATAAAGTGCTTCAGACGTATAGGTCCTTGCATATTCTTTTCCTGATACGATACCCATATAGTGATAATTCTGCTCTTCAAAGATCCTTATTAGCTCATCCGGAACATCGGTGGCGATCTTTACGGGCGTACCCTTGATAAATGCCCAGTTATCGGCAAAGATCTGATATCTGATCCTGATGATCCTGTATGCTTCTTCGATCGTGTAAGCATTGTCGATGTTGAATTTACGTCTTAAGTAAAGGAAAAATACGTTAGGATCGGTCTTTACGTAATCGTCCGAGAAAGTAACGATAACGCCGGATGCATAGTCCTTCAGATCAAACAGGTTGGAATCTGTCTGCCACTTCCTGATCTTCGCTTCTTCTTTTACAAATCTGGCTTTGGGATCTAACACGAAATACGAGTCGAGGTCCGCTACAGATAAGCAGTGATACTGGTCGAAAAGATAAGAAAGCTCAAGGCAGAGCGAATTAAGAGAAGCATCGTCCAGATAAGCATTGGCGATCATGACGTTGTTGTATTCGTTGGTAGATGCAAGAAGAACGCCCTTGCCGTCGTAGATCTCGCCTCTGGGCGCTGATGAAACATACTGTCTTACAACACCGGACGAACTTTCTGACAATGTCTTCTGATAACCTGAGAACTGGAGGCTTATCGTCATCGCGAGGATGATAACTCCGAATATCGAAAAAAGCTCAGCCAGAACAAGATATCTGTTGGTCAGGAACTTAAATGCGCGCTTAAGAACGGACCCTGCTTCAGCATGGCCGCCCTTTTCGGCATTATGGTCAAATGCGCCGTAATCTTCTATCAGATTCCGAGCCATTTTCCGCCTCCGTGATCATCAATTATCTCGTCATCGTTTGTCTTGCTCTTAAATGAGACAGGTCCCAAGAACCTTATAAGCAATAATAACGGTACAGCCGCTATGGTGTTAAGCAGTAACTGTGGCAGGAATGAATAAACGATTGCCGTAAGTGGCGAATAGATTCCTGCAGCAGATCCTGCGAGGATGCTCCAGCCGTAGATAAGAACATATCCTCCCACCTTGTAGCACAATGTCGTAAATAAGACTGCCACGATCGAAAAAGGAATATTCCTGTGCATTCTCCTCGTAAAGAAAGATGCTCCGGTGATACCTGCTGCAAAGAGCGTAAAAGCGCCGATAAACGCGGTAACTCTTACTTCCCCGTCAAGGCCGATTACCGCAGGCGGCGAGAAAACATCTCTTACAAGCCCGCAGATAAAGCCTACGACAGCTCCATCCCAGAATCCGTTGAAATATCCTGAAAGCACTACGAAAACAAACATAAGGTCAGCCGTCTGCCCCATGAATCCGAATGCATCCGGGAACGAAACCTGCAAAGACGAGAGCAGGAGAATATAGATCGCATAAACGACTACTTTCCTGATCTTGGCTTTTTCAATGATACCGAGTAAATACATGACTTATGTGCCCTGCGTGGTGGTAGCAGCCGTCTTATCCTCCGGTTCAACATAAGGCATCATGATAAATACGTCCTCAAGCTTACCGATCTGGGAATAAGGCCTTATAGCCGCTGTAACCTGAAGAGGGTTTGAATTATCAACTGATTCTACGACACCGATCGGAATACCTTCAGGGAAAAGTCCGCCGTTACCGGAAGTAACGATCTCCATTCCGGGTTCAAGACGCGCATCAGCGCTGATATCTTTTGCAAGGCATAAGCCCTTACGCTTAAGCTCTGCATCTCCGTAGACCATGAATGTAGCGCCGTTGACTGCATTAACCTTTGCAGAAACCGCAAAACCTTCGTGAAGGAGCGGCAGTACTCTTGATTCCGTATCGGATGTCTCGATAACTCGTCCGACGAGGTTCATCTCAACGTCAAGAACCGGATAAGAGTTGCCTTCTTCAAGTACTACGCCGTCTGCTTTTCCGGCATTGAGCC contains these protein-coding regions:
- a CDS encoding penicillin-binding protein 2 — translated: MARNLIEDYGAFDHNAEKGGHAEAGSVLKRAFKFLTNRYLVLAELFSIFGVIILAMTISLQFSGYQKTLSESSSGVVRQYVSSAPRGEIYDGKGVLLASTNEYNNVMIANAYLDDASLNSLCLELSYLFDQYHCLSVADLDSYFVLDPKARFVKEEAKIRKWQTDSNLFDLKDYASGVIVTFSDDYVKTDPNVFFLYLRRKFNIDNAYTIEEAYRIIRIRYQIFADNWAFIKGTPVKIATDVPDELIRIFEEQNYHYMGIVSGKEYARTYTSEALYASHIVGYCGKISNVSYADLAPFGYTSYDVVGKAGIESQMERYLHGSNGITPYSIWTKNGEEGLFVPQSYGVQPEEGATVYLTIDSRVQEAGIEALKEYIQNEKESDVSGYKTASAGAFVMMNVNTGAIIAMGSYPNYDPNDFILANYGSEQAKVQVKYYLGLDEYEEVTSHDLPLWNRAIMSMYAPGSTFKPCTALAALENGDITPQKTTIACVSPYYVDGWKFKCMEYPKGGHGNLNLNEAMAQSCNIYFMILGIKTGIDNISTMANRFGLGVKTGIDLPGEVSGVMSSREYKRLTRQSVYDKTWFPSNTAQASIGQFDDCFTILQLCRYTAGIATNKLCTPYVVEKVVASDGSILYEGQTESVDIGISEGSINAVRTAMRCAATGTYRWGTTIGGSFKNFPVEMVCKTGTAETGFEDSRKEYSNGLFICYAPKDNPEVAVALVVEQGKWGSSSVGIAKRLMAAYFNQPVDRTKTNYINNPILGDYLPKVNARASR
- a CDS encoding rod shape-determining protein MreC, translating into MKKLLKSKWFIALIVLLVLAAGAILSLLPGSPVKNLLKPVQLVGTPAQSIVKRAGDTITDFWAAITDGIAIREENRALKEQIADLRYHLTQNEEAALRYEELKEALHIKDTFSNYVIYGASILSRESDEWFSTIRLNAGKADGVVLEEGNSYPVLDVEMNLVGRVIETSDTESRVLPLLHEGFAVSAKVNAVNGATFMVYGDAELKRKGLCLAKDISADARLEPGMEIVTSGNGGLFPEGIPIGVVESVDNSNPLQVTAAIRPYSQIGKLEDVFIMMPYVEPEDKTAATTTQGT
- a CDS encoding protein translocase subunit secA, with the protein product MGLIESIFGTHSDHELKRINPLVDKVFSYEEEYSKLSDHDLAGKTDEFRKRYEDGESLDSLLPEAFATVREAAWRVLGMKPYRVQVIGGIILHQGRIAEMKTGEGKTLVATMPVYLNALTGKGVHVVTVNDYLAKRDSEWMGKIYKFLKMSVGLIIHDIPMKDRKSMYACDIVYGTNNEFGFDYLRDNMVVSKEQIAQRELNYAIVDEVDSILIDEARTPLIISGRGTESSDLYQKADTFVKSLKQYTVIETDDKVDMDELVGDADYVTDEKAKTSVLTANGIAKAEKFFNIENLSDPDNFDLQHYINNALKANGNFKKDQQYIVDDGQVIIVDDFTGRLMPGRRFSDGVHQAIEAKEHVKVANENKTLATITFQNFFRMYTKLSGMTGTAYTEEAEFRQIYNLDVIQIPTNRPIARIDEYDAVFKTENGKYAAILKTVKEANDKGQPVLVGTVNVDKSELLSRIFSKYGIKHNVLNAKNHMREAEIVAQAGRKGAVTIATNMAGRGTDIILGGNAEFMALQEMRRLGYTEDLITASTAHNETDDELILEARQRFNDLESKFKEELAPEAAEVRELGGLYIVGTERHESRRIDNQLKGRAGRQGDPGRSKFFLSLEDDLLRIFGGERVSMIYESLGIEDDMELQVRSLTKVIDSSQKKLEAMHFSARKSVLEYDDVNNVQRTITYDQRKQVIMGEDVHGIYLQMIDRVASRICNQFALDGKITSTERYSLGKLLEEIFGQLPSVLLVQDDSKDIPECDELAANIAEEAKELVAQKEQEITQEVFREAERQILLRTVDLKWMDHIDALDQLSNSIRMRSIGQHDPVVEYKLEGSAMFEEMNENIQNDAVKFIMRARFTPETHIEAKSAVKDIKESHASAAAVTPQSASKRIEGTAGNNAPQAPVKRDSSKVGRNDPCPCGSGKKYKDCCGKK
- a CDS encoding glyoxylase-like metal-dependent hydrolase (beta-lactamase superfamily II) — translated: MYLITGSSGVYIVDPSVSPKMAEEYSGIDGLATGDAKVKALFLTHGHHDHIKYINEWIEAYPLVNVFFSSNDNDLVKNGFMNCSYMEGMEVSYNFKYSNIAGTNGWKAYTDDDISFTVYETPGHTMGSVCFLVEFGGKKVLFTGDTVFRGSVGRTDMPGGSSKTLMESIKRISKLDPSLVIYPGHGPESDIDKEIRFNPFFSL
- a CDS encoding methylglyoxal synthase, with the protein product MKIVLMADNRKTELLVNFCIAYKPLLEKHQLISVYNTAKLLKSAADLDVSGLSVDYSSGFEQLASRAEYNGIDCVIYLRDGRQVGESNPFELLDVCDQNTIPYATNIASAEILVTAIDSGALDYREWTAG
- a CDS encoding Trp operon repressor family, whose translation is MDSINDAHFTESELEELTDLYNAMLTMRDSTEMHKFFVDLCSINELHSFLHRWQIVRRIEQGKSYEEIINEISPKDEPQADKANTNKKSTGRVRGKARSSTKVSSTTISRVKNCYVNPDGGYRTALNRLKEASGENNEQKQ
- a CDS encoding transposase translates to MFYAGIDVAMDKHDCVVLDSGGNCVVEVFTFENSGNGFKTLHKVLKSCSKKPENIKVGLEATGHYSDNLLAFLNSIGYSPVLFNPLHTNLFRKGQSLRKTKTDHVDAHTIATMLRTEDLKSYSQPSYHLNELKSLTRYRSTLVSDCSRRKISLVRLCQILFPELKNLVPSLHMSSVYTLLSELPSADKVAKCNLMHLTSLLSSASKGHYGRDKAIEIREQARSSIGIRSVVKELELQQTIELIRILQQQIEAVEEEINSLMDDIDSPITSIPGIANRMAAVIIAETNNFNDFERAEQVLAFAGLDPSVYQSGQLTSTHSKMVKRGSKYLRFAIFNATKYVCHWDPTFRAYLAKKRAEGKPYNVAVSHAAKKLTRVMFHLVKTNKEFVPQA